ATCGATTTCCGAGAGGCCATGCGGTTCAAGGAAATATACGACCACCCCGCCTTGGTGAGCATCAGTGCCAATGCGAGTTTCACCTCCATAGTCAAACACGGCAATGTGAAGACCAGCCCCAATGTACGGGTGATCGGTGGGGATGAACATTATCTGGAGGTATCGGGTTTTGAAGTAGATGTGGGCCGGAATTTCTCGAATCACGAGGCACGATCAGGATCGGATGTGGCCATACTCGGGGCGGATATCCTCGATAAGTTGGAACTGGATCCAGCACAGGCCGTAGGTGAGTTCATGAGCATAGGTTCTAGAAGATACAAGGTGATCGGAGTGATGGCCAGCCGAGGGACCACGATGGGTTTCAGCAACGATAATCAGGTGATCGTGCCGGTGATGAATGTCAAACTGAATCTGGCCCAGGCCAACACGGAATATCGCGTGAGTGTCTCTGCCTCGGACCCCACACGTCTCGATGACGCTATAGATGAGGCCATTGGTACTATGCGGGTGGTGCGTGGTGACCCCTTCGGGGCTGAAGAATCCTTTGAGGTCAGGAAAAGTGATAGCACGGCCAAGAACCTCATCGAGAATCTATCGTTCATCAGTCTGGCAGCTACTTTGATCGGTATCATCACGCTGCTCGGAGCCGCGATCGGTCTGATGAACATCATGCTTGTCTCGGTCACTGAGCGCACCCGTGAGATCGGGGTACGGAAATCCATCGGTGCGAGCCGATCCAACATACGCTGGCAATTCCTCACCGAAGCAATCGTCATCGGACAGATAGGTGGTCTCTTCGGAATGATACTCGGGATCATCGCTGGTAATGTGATCGCAATCCTGGTCGGAGCCGACTTCATCATTCCCTGGGTATGGATCATTGCGGCCATCATCCTGTGTCTGCTGGTAAGTGTGGTCAGTGGATTCTATCC
Above is a genomic segment from Flavobacteriales bacterium containing:
- a CDS encoding FtsX-like permease family protein, which gives rise to MNPENLQIALKAIRSQMLRTILTVLIIAFGIMALVGILTTIDALKSKINSDFSRMGANTFTLRVTNNRQQQGGKQAKVYPQIDFREAMRFKEIYDHPALVSISANASFTSIVKHGNVKTSPNVRVIGGDEHYLEVSGFEVDVGRNFSNHEARSGSDVAILGADILDKLELDPAQAVGEFMSIGSRRYKVIGVMASRGTTMGFSNDNQVIVPVMNVKLNLAQANTEYRVSVSASDPTRLDDAIDEAIGTMRVVRGDPFGAEESFEVRKSDSTAKNLIENLSFISLAATLIGIITLLGAAIGLMNIMLVSVTERTREIGVRKSIGASRSNIRWQFLTEAIVIGQIGGLFGMILGIIAGNVIAILVGADFIIPWVWIIAAIILCLLVSVVSGFYPASKAANLDPIDALRYE